A window of Pelagicoccus enzymogenes genomic DNA:
CATGCGGCAACGAGATCGTCGCCTACAACAGCTGCCGGGACAGGCACTGCCCCCAATGCCAAGGCAGGGCCACCCGCAAGTGGGTCGCCGCCCAGAGCGAACGCTTGCTCCCCACCAGGTACCACCACTGCGTATTCACGTTGCCCGACACGCTCGACGAGCTGGTCCGCTACAACGAAGCCGCCATATACGACCTTCTCTTCGCGGCGAGCTCGGGCACGCTCAAAAGCTTCTTCGCCTCCGACCGCCGCTTCGGCGG
This region includes:
- a CDS encoding IS91 family transposase, giving the protein MGKLADIITRFEPPLKRKRALSAQQCKVFGSVKACRTSRLGASVQTVCACGNEIVAYNSCRDRHCPQCQGRATRKWVAAQSERLLPTRYHHCVFTLPDTLDELVRYNEAAIYDLLFAASSGTLKSFFASDRRFGG